A single window of Modestobacter italicus DNA harbors:
- a CDS encoding NADH:flavin oxidoreductase/NADH oxidase, which produces MTEPTPAQPVLLQPLTLRGVTLPNRLVVAPMCQYNVTDGVVGDYHLVHLGRFALGGFGLVMVEATGVTAEGRISPGDVGLWDDGQVPGLARVAAFLREHGSVPAIQLAHAGGKASTLRPWDGHGPVTAENARPGDRPWTAVSPSGVPMGEGWPAPHPLTTAELAGVRKAFVAAAQRALTAGFAVAEVHAAHGYLLNQFLSPLTNLREDEYGGSLEKRMRFPLEVVAAVRAVWPADLPLVVRVSAVDAQRDGTTLEDTIAFARELKALGVDAIDVSGGGIGAGWQHPIGYGYQVPFAAAIREQAGIPTMAVGLVVDPAQAEAVVATGQADLVAVAREAQDDPNFALHAARALTGGSYDTYPVQAGPRLAARDRLLHRLGPWTGPDPVLVERPAS; this is translated from the coding sequence GTGACCGAGCCGACCCCCGCCCAGCCCGTCCTGCTGCAGCCGCTGACCCTGCGCGGGGTCACGCTCCCCAACCGGCTGGTCGTCGCGCCGATGTGCCAGTACAACGTCACCGACGGCGTCGTGGGCGACTACCACCTCGTCCACCTGGGGCGCTTCGCCCTCGGCGGCTTCGGGCTGGTCATGGTCGAGGCGACCGGGGTGACGGCGGAGGGGCGGATCAGCCCCGGGGACGTCGGGCTGTGGGACGACGGCCAGGTCCCCGGTCTCGCCCGGGTCGCCGCCTTCCTCCGCGAGCACGGGAGCGTCCCGGCGATCCAGCTGGCCCACGCCGGCGGCAAGGCCAGCACGCTCCGCCCGTGGGACGGCCACGGCCCGGTGACGGCGGAGAACGCCCGGCCCGGCGACCGGCCGTGGACGGCGGTCTCCCCCAGCGGCGTCCCGATGGGCGAGGGCTGGCCGGCACCGCACCCGCTGACGACGGCGGAGCTGGCCGGCGTGCGCAAGGCGTTCGTGGCCGCCGCGCAGCGGGCGCTCACCGCCGGGTTCGCCGTCGCCGAGGTGCACGCGGCGCACGGCTACCTGCTCAACCAGTTCCTCTCCCCGCTGACCAACCTGCGGGAGGACGAGTACGGCGGCTCGCTGGAGAAGCGGATGCGCTTCCCGCTCGAGGTGGTGGCGGCCGTGCGCGCGGTCTGGCCCGCCGACCTGCCGCTGGTGGTCCGGGTCTCCGCCGTCGACGCCCAGCGCGACGGGACGACGCTGGAGGACACCATCGCCTTCGCCCGCGAGCTGAAGGCGCTGGGCGTGGACGCGATCGACGTCTCCGGCGGTGGCATCGGCGCCGGCTGGCAGCACCCGATCGGCTACGGCTACCAGGTGCCGTTCGCCGCGGCGATCAGGGAGCAGGCCGGCATCCCGACCATGGCCGTCGGGCTGGTGGTGGACCCGGCGCAGGCCGAGGCCGTCGTCGCGACCGGCCAGGCCGACCTGGTCGCCGTCGCGCGCGAGGCGCAGGACGACCCGAACTTCGCCCTGCACGCCGCCCGGGCGCTGACCGGCGGCTCCTACGACACCTACCCGGTGCAGGCCGGCCCCCGGCTGGCCGCCCGCGACCGCCTGCTGCACCGCCTCGGCCCCTGGACCGGCCCCGACCCCGTCCTGGTCGAGCGGCCCGCCTCCTGA
- a CDS encoding SRPBCC family protein has protein sequence MTTQDERLGEVTEVADGVQVRFRRSWPDPIGDVWSALTDPDRTARWFGSYDGERRVGGAGTLTMTHEEGATGEPMQIVECDPPHRLVVRWESEQAWRIELDLAEEQGRTVLVFTQVFPAGTDAGDYVLGWHWYLDKLGAEVTGAPGPGGWETFLAATAPAYGRPTP, from the coding sequence ATGACGACGCAGGACGAACGGCTGGGCGAGGTCACCGAGGTGGCCGACGGGGTGCAGGTCCGGTTCCGGCGCAGCTGGCCGGACCCGATCGGGGACGTGTGGTCGGCGCTCACCGACCCCGACCGGACGGCGCGGTGGTTCGGCAGCTACGACGGCGAGCGGCGGGTCGGCGGCGCGGGGACCCTGACGATGACCCACGAGGAGGGGGCGACCGGCGAGCCGATGCAGATCGTCGAGTGCGACCCGCCGCACCGCCTCGTCGTCCGGTGGGAGTCCGAGCAGGCGTGGCGGATCGAGCTGGACCTGGCCGAGGAGCAGGGCCGCACGGTCCTGGTGTTCACGCAGGTCTTCCCCGCGGGCACCGACGCCGGCGACTACGTCCTGGGCTGGCACTGGTACCTCGACAAGCTCGGCGCCGAGGTCACCGGAGCGCCCGGGCCGGGGGGCTGGGAGACCTTCCTCGCCGCCACCGCCCCCGCCTACGGACGCCCCACCCCCTGA
- a CDS encoding ArsR/SmtB family transcription factor encodes MEALAALADPTRRQIIALLAAGEQGAGELAGHFPVTRPAISRHLRVLREAGLVQVRAEGQRRVYALDPRPLSELDAWLAPYRRLWAQRLDALDTEIARGRRARTHEDGR; translated from the coding sequence GTGGAGGCGCTCGCGGCACTCGCCGACCCGACGCGGCGGCAGATCATCGCGCTGCTGGCGGCCGGTGAGCAGGGCGCCGGGGAGCTCGCCGGGCACTTCCCGGTGACCCGCCCGGCGATCAGCCGGCACCTGCGGGTCCTCCGCGAGGCGGGGCTGGTGCAGGTCCGGGCCGAGGGGCAACGTCGCGTGTACGCGCTGGACCCGCGGCCGCTGTCCGAGCTGGACGCCTGGCTGGCCCCCTACCGACGGCTGTGGGCGCAGCGCCTGGACGCCCTGGACACCGAGATCGCCCGCGGACGGCGGGCCCGCACCCACGAGGACGGTCGATGA
- a CDS encoding NAD(P)H-dependent flavin oxidoreductase, with translation MITTALTRWFDLDAPVFGAPMAGVAGGELARAISVGGGLGMIGVGSETPADWIAAQARVPTEADVSFGIGLMAWALERRPELLAAAIAAEPALVSVSFGDPAPFVGPLHDAGIAVATAVNTRSDLERAVAAGADVIVAQGTEAGGHTGQRATLPLLQEALTLTDRPVLAAGGIATGAGLAAVLVAGAAGAWIGTPFLSCTEATNTPAARERVRAASGDRTVLTSAFDIAQGLAWPARWPGRALVNDFTETWHGREDELRGDTRAAELVRRARTDGDLDNAPVYAGESVGLVTTEESATDVVRRLTADAEKALERAARLLR, from the coding sequence GTGATCACGACGGCGCTCACCCGGTGGTTCGACCTCGACGCACCCGTCTTCGGCGCCCCGATGGCCGGGGTGGCCGGCGGCGAGCTGGCCCGCGCCATCTCGGTGGGCGGCGGCCTGGGCATGATCGGCGTGGGGTCGGAGACCCCCGCCGACTGGATCGCCGCCCAGGCCCGGGTGCCCACCGAGGCCGACGTCTCGTTCGGCATCGGGCTGATGGCCTGGGCCCTGGAGCGGCGGCCCGAGCTGCTGGCTGCGGCGATCGCGGCCGAGCCGGCGCTGGTCTCGGTCTCGTTCGGCGACCCGGCGCCCTTCGTCGGCCCGCTGCACGACGCCGGGATCGCCGTCGCCACCGCGGTCAACACGCGCAGCGACCTGGAGCGGGCGGTGGCGGCGGGTGCGGACGTCATCGTCGCGCAGGGCACCGAGGCCGGCGGCCACACCGGGCAGCGCGCCACGCTACCGCTGCTGCAGGAGGCGCTGACCCTGACCGACCGGCCGGTGCTCGCCGCCGGGGGGATCGCGACCGGCGCCGGGCTGGCCGCCGTCCTGGTCGCGGGCGCCGCCGGCGCCTGGATCGGGACGCCGTTCCTGTCCTGCACCGAGGCGACCAACACCCCCGCGGCGCGGGAACGCGTGCGGGCGGCGAGCGGCGACCGGACAGTGCTCACCAGCGCCTTCGACATCGCCCAGGGGCTGGCCTGGCCGGCCCGGTGGCCCGGGCGCGCCCTGGTCAACGACTTCACCGAGACCTGGCACGGCCGCGAGGACGAGCTCCGCGGCGACACCCGGGCGGCCGAGCTGGTCCGCCGGGCGCGTACCGACGGCGACCTCGACAACGCCCCGGTCTACGCCGGGGAGTCGGTCGGGCTGGTCACCACGGAGGAGTCGGCGACCGACGTCGTCCGCCGGCTGACCGCCGATGCCGAGAAGGCGCTGGAGCGCGCCGCCCGACTGCTGCGCTAG
- a CDS encoding DsbA family oxidoreductase, with protein MQVEVWSDVVCPWCYIGKRKLETALSRFAHADQVEVVWRSFQLDPSIPEGHTEATLPALAAKYGRSVEEMAQMQRRVEEVAAGEGLEYHLAEGTSGNTLLAHQLLHLAAERGLGGEMKERLLHAHFTEQRSVFDVDALVALGVEVGLDADEARAALTDKRYLPAVHEDIATARALGATGVPFFVVDRAYGAAGAQPAEQLLQLLERAWADSHPLVTVPAAEGCEDGSCAV; from the coding sequence ATGCAGGTAGAGGTCTGGTCCGACGTCGTCTGTCCGTGGTGCTACATCGGCAAGCGCAAGCTGGAGACGGCGCTCTCCCGCTTCGCACACGCCGACCAGGTGGAGGTCGTCTGGCGGTCGTTCCAGCTCGACCCGAGCATCCCCGAGGGGCACACCGAGGCGACGCTCCCCGCGCTGGCCGCCAAGTACGGCCGCAGCGTCGAGGAGATGGCGCAGATGCAGCGCCGGGTCGAGGAGGTCGCCGCCGGGGAGGGCCTCGAGTACCACCTCGCCGAGGGCACCAGCGGCAACACCCTGCTCGCCCACCAGCTCCTCCACCTGGCCGCCGAGCGCGGTCTCGGCGGGGAGATGAAGGAGCGGCTGCTGCACGCGCACTTCACCGAGCAGCGGTCGGTGTTCGACGTCGACGCGCTGGTGGCGCTGGGCGTCGAGGTCGGGCTGGACGCCGACGAGGCCCGCGCGGCGCTCACCGACAAGCGCTACCTGCCCGCCGTCCACGAGGACATCGCGACCGCCCGCGCGCTCGGCGCGACCGGCGTCCCGTTCTTCGTCGTCGACCGCGCGTACGGGGCCGCCGGTGCGCAGCCCGCCGAGCAGCTGCTCCAGTTGCTGGAGCGGGCCTGGGCCGACAGCCACCCGCTGGTCACCGTCCCCGCCGCCGAGGGCTGCGAGGACGGCAGCTGCGCCGTCTGA
- a CDS encoding cation diffusion facilitator family transporter has translation MTQPAPTTQHALVEEAEAGAATKTSGGSDGESTGTVIVAGLANLAIAVAKLVGGLISHSSAMMSEAAHSLADTVTEVLLFIALKRGNRAPDARHPFGYGRETYFWAFLAALCTFGVGAGFSVWQGVTTIIEREPEGSPTISYVILAVSFVLEGSSLLKAVRQVRGAAAERGISARQYLRHTTDTTVKAVTFEDSAALVGLVLAALGLFLEQITGDPLWDGIAAILIGVLLVLVAGSLARANISLLIGQSVPGATQQELKDELSGLDQVDDVPFLLTTVIGPGQLLVAAKVDFADTATVADIERASDEAERRLVARHPGVRYVFLDPTPGNGRAQVAAPAAE, from the coding sequence ATGACGCAACCGGCGCCGACGACCCAGCACGCCCTCGTCGAGGAGGCGGAGGCCGGCGCGGCCACCAAGACCTCGGGGGGCTCCGACGGCGAGTCGACCGGCACCGTCATCGTCGCCGGCCTGGCGAACCTCGCGATCGCCGTCGCCAAGCTCGTCGGCGGCCTGATCAGCCACTCCTCGGCGATGATGTCCGAGGCGGCGCACTCGCTGGCCGACACGGTCACCGAGGTGCTGCTCTTCATCGCGCTCAAGCGCGGCAACCGGGCCCCCGACGCCCGGCACCCCTTCGGCTACGGCCGGGAGACCTACTTCTGGGCGTTCCTGGCCGCGCTCTGCACCTTCGGGGTCGGCGCCGGGTTCTCCGTCTGGCAGGGCGTCACGACGATCATCGAGCGCGAGCCCGAGGGCTCCCCGACCATCTCGTACGTCATCCTGGCCGTCTCCTTCGTGCTCGAGGGCAGCTCCCTGCTCAAGGCCGTCCGCCAGGTCCGCGGCGCCGCCGCGGAACGGGGCATCAGCGCCCGCCAGTACCTGCGGCACACCACCGACACGACGGTCAAGGCGGTCACCTTCGAGGACAGCGCCGCGCTGGTCGGCCTGGTGCTCGCCGCCCTCGGCCTGTTCCTCGAGCAGATCACCGGCGACCCGCTGTGGGACGGCATCGCCGCCATCCTGATCGGCGTCCTGCTGGTGCTGGTCGCCGGTTCGCTGGCGCGGGCCAACATCTCGCTGCTCATCGGCCAGTCGGTCCCCGGCGCCACCCAGCAGGAGCTCAAGGACGAGCTGTCCGGCCTCGACCAGGTCGACGACGTGCCGTTCCTGCTGACCACGGTGATCGGCCCGGGCCAGCTGCTGGTCGCCGCCAAGGTCGACTTCGCCGACACCGCCACCGTCGCCGACATCGAGCGGGCCTCCGACGAGGCCGAGCGCCGGCTCGTCGCCCGGCACCCCGGCGTCCGCTACGTGTTCCTCGACCCCACCCCGGGCAACGGGCGGGCCCAGGTGGCCGCGCCCGCCGCGGAATGA
- a CDS encoding HNH endonuclease signature motif containing protein has product MGELQSALDALAAEDLFALPSGAVLDRTATLLTLVNRATAELTRTVRHADSTGAAEHDGKKTMASWLRGHGHLTPGEAGRMVRSGRALEHLPATAAAFAEGTVTASQVAAIAPIADDAARVAAEAQGVDLGVIDQAIVTVARGESHARLQQVVHHYREALDPDGAEPDPTEGRRFTVTRHADGSGTGRFDLDAVGIEKVLAAIESIVQASRPKGDDRTRAQQQADALVQLVDNQLAAGNLPTLRTVKPHVVLGLDMDDFVDPATGPGAARTGFGSQISAARARWLACDASISRIVMGPDGVPLDLGRDHRVVTPGLRKAVELRDRHCVFAGCDAPTHWCDVHHLLHWINGGETSLANSGLLCERHHTKVHHGFRVERDPGGRWHTWRPDGTEILIGPPLLV; this is encoded by the coding sequence GTGGGCGAATTGCAGTCCGCGCTCGACGCCTTGGCCGCTGAGGACCTTTTCGCCCTGCCGTCGGGTGCGGTGCTGGACCGGACGGCGACGCTGCTCACGCTGGTGAACCGGGCCACCGCTGAGTTGACCCGCACCGTCCGGCACGCCGATTCCACCGGCGCGGCTGAGCATGACGGTAAGAAGACGATGGCCTCCTGGCTGCGCGGGCACGGCCATCTCACCCCCGGCGAAGCCGGCCGGATGGTGCGCTCGGGTAGGGCCTTGGAGCATCTGCCGGCCACCGCGGCGGCGTTCGCCGAGGGCACGGTGACCGCGTCTCAGGTGGCGGCGATCGCGCCGATCGCGGACGACGCGGCGCGGGTCGCCGCCGAGGCGCAGGGCGTGGACCTGGGCGTCATCGACCAGGCGATCGTGACGGTTGCGCGCGGCGAGTCGCATGCGCGGTTGCAGCAGGTGGTGCACCACTACCGGGAGGCGCTCGACCCCGACGGGGCCGAGCCCGACCCCACCGAGGGACGTCGGTTCACCGTCACCCGGCACGCCGATGGCAGCGGTACCGGCCGCTTCGACCTGGACGCGGTGGGCATCGAGAAGGTGCTGGCCGCCATCGAGTCGATCGTGCAGGCCTCCCGCCCCAAGGGCGATGACCGGACACGGGCTCAGCAGCAGGCCGACGCCCTGGTGCAGCTGGTCGACAACCAGTTGGCCGCCGGGAACCTGCCCACGCTGCGCACGGTGAAGCCGCACGTCGTGCTCGGGCTGGACATGGATGACTTCGTCGACCCCGCCACCGGGCCCGGTGCGGCCCGCACCGGGTTCGGGTCGCAGATCTCGGCCGCGCGGGCCCGCTGGCTGGCCTGCGACGCCAGCATCTCCCGCATCGTGATGGGCCCCGACGGGGTCCCGCTGGACCTGGGCCGCGACCACCGGGTGGTCACCCCCGGCCTGCGCAAGGCCGTCGAACTACGGGACCGGCACTGCGTGTTCGCCGGATGTGACGCCCCGACCCACTGGTGCGATGTCCACCACCTCCTCCACTGGATCAACGGTGGGGAGACCAGCCTGGCGAACTCCGGGCTGTTGTGCGAGCGGCACCACACCAAGGTCCACCACGGGTTCCGGGTCGAACGGGACCCCGGCGGGCGATGGCACACCTGGCGCCCCGACGGCACCGAGATCCTCATCGGACCACCGCTCCTGGTGTGA
- a CDS encoding ATP-grasp domain-containing protein, with product MPTIPTVFVPPGSPVVLPEGDCVVKPTVSGSAADTGRFRGPDDPRAAALVARLHAQGRTAMVQPYLPGIDRDGETSVVFLGGVLSHALRREPLLTVDGVRPAVVVADVLETVREVAVTPAQRQVAEAALDAVPGGRHRLSYVRVDLVPGPAGPVVLELEATDCFLFLSCASAESRRRFAEHVAAQI from the coding sequence GTGCCGACCATCCCGACCGTCTTCGTGCCGCCGGGCTCGCCCGTGGTGCTGCCCGAGGGGGACTGCGTGGTCAAGCCCACGGTCAGCGGGAGCGCCGCGGACACCGGCCGGTTCCGCGGGCCGGACGACCCGCGCGCCGCCGCCCTGGTCGCCCGGCTGCACGCGCAGGGGCGCACGGCCATGGTCCAGCCGTACCTGCCGGGCATCGACCGGGACGGCGAGACGAGCGTCGTCTTCCTCGGCGGGGTCCTCTCCCACGCCCTGCGGCGCGAGCCCCTGCTCACCGTCGACGGCGTCCGGCCAGCGGTCGTGGTGGCCGACGTCCTGGAGACCGTCCGCGAGGTGGCGGTGACCCCTGCGCAGCGTCAGGTGGCCGAGGCGGCGCTGGACGCGGTGCCGGGCGGGCGGCACCGGCTCAGCTACGTGCGCGTCGACCTGGTCCCCGGCCCGGCCGGACCGGTGGTCCTGGAGCTGGAGGCCACCGACTGCTTCTTGTTCCTCTCCTGTGCCTCCGCCGAGTCCCGGCGACGCTTCGCCGAGCACGTCGCCGCCCAGATCTGA
- a CDS encoding DUF1905 domain-containing protein: MTAAPQTGQPIDVTFTSVIEKDGAFPTYLELPGSAQLLGTRRAVKVAGTLDGHPFAATLMPSGTGPHWLPLKKALCATIGKHEAGTAVAVHLQQRFS, from the coding sequence ATGACCGCCGCACCGCAGACCGGCCAGCCGATCGACGTCACCTTCACGAGCGTCATCGAGAAGGACGGCGCCTTCCCCACCTACCTGGAGCTGCCCGGCTCCGCCCAACTCCTCGGCACCCGGCGGGCGGTGAAGGTCGCCGGGACCCTCGACGGCCACCCCTTCGCCGCCACGTTGATGCCCTCGGGCACCGGGCCGCACTGGCTGCCGCTGAAGAAGGCGCTGTGCGCGACGATCGGCAAGCACGAGGCCGGCACCGCGGTCGCCGTCCACCTGCAGCAGCGGTTCAGCTGA
- a CDS encoding MerR family transcriptional regulator, with protein MLRIGEVAARAGVSVRALRYYEEQGLLEAERSPSGQRRYADSAVDRVRLVQQLYAAGLTSKDVLEVLPCVHTGIATPAMLARLVEQRDGIDRQIAELTRARERLDEVIRVGRAHVPAETAVA; from the coding sequence GTGCTGCGCATCGGTGAGGTCGCCGCCCGTGCCGGCGTGAGCGTGCGGGCGCTGCGCTACTACGAGGAGCAGGGCCTTCTCGAGGCCGAGCGCAGCCCCAGCGGGCAGCGGCGGTACGCCGACAGCGCGGTCGACCGGGTGCGCCTGGTCCAGCAGCTCTACGCCGCCGGGCTGACCAGCAAGGACGTCCTCGAGGTGCTGCCGTGCGTGCACACCGGCATCGCCACCCCGGCGATGCTGGCCCGGCTCGTCGAGCAGCGGGACGGCATCGACCGGCAGATCGCCGAGCTGACCCGGGCCCGCGAGCGGCTGGACGAGGTCATCCGCGTCGGCCGCGCCCACGTGCCGGCGGAGACCGCGGTCGCCTGA
- a CDS encoding SDR family oxidoreductase, protein MDITGSVALVTSANRGLGRQFAEQLLARGAAKVYATSRRPELVDVPGVEVLRVDVTDPESVAAAAAAAGDVSLLVNNAGITTGANLVTGDLADVRREMDTHFYGTLGVVRAFAPVLARNGGGGIVNVLSALSWFSVDGANAYAAGKAAEWSLTNGIRLELTGQGTQVTGVVLGAADTDMMAGYTGPMTAPADVVRAALDGVQAGDWEVLVDDWSRHVKAALAADPRAFYSQPAV, encoded by the coding sequence ATGGACATCACCGGATCGGTCGCGCTCGTCACCAGCGCGAACCGCGGCCTCGGCCGCCAGTTCGCCGAGCAACTGCTCGCGCGCGGCGCCGCGAAGGTCTACGCCACCTCCCGCCGTCCCGAGCTCGTCGACGTCCCCGGCGTCGAGGTGCTCCGGGTCGACGTCACCGACCCCGAGTCGGTCGCCGCGGCGGCCGCGGCCGCCGGCGACGTGAGCCTGCTGGTCAACAACGCCGGCATCACCACCGGCGCGAACCTGGTCACCGGCGACCTGGCCGACGTCCGGCGGGAGATGGACACCCACTTCTACGGCACGCTGGGCGTCGTCCGGGCCTTCGCGCCGGTGCTGGCCCGCAACGGCGGCGGCGGCATCGTGAACGTGCTCTCGGCGCTGTCCTGGTTCTCCGTCGACGGCGCGAACGCCTACGCCGCAGGCAAGGCGGCGGAGTGGAGCCTCACCAACGGCATCCGGCTCGAGCTCACCGGCCAGGGCACCCAGGTGACCGGGGTGGTGCTGGGGGCGGCCGACACCGACATGATGGCCGGCTACACCGGGCCGATGACCGCTCCGGCCGACGTCGTCCGGGCGGCCCTCGACGGCGTCCAGGCCGGCGACTGGGAGGTCCTCGTCGACGACTGGAGCCGGCACGTCAAGGCCGCGCTGGCAGCCGACCCGCGCGCGTTCTACAGCCAGCCCGCGGTCTGA
- a CDS encoding FKBP-type peptidyl-prolyl cis-trans isomerase, protein MAELTRPDVEPPTGPAPDDLVIEDLVVGDGPEATAGSLVSAHYVGVTHDGGEQFDASWDRGDPLEFRLGVGMVIQGWDEGIAGMKVGGRRRLIIPAHKAYGERGAGGVIKPGATLVFVVDLVGVR, encoded by the coding sequence GTGGCAGAGCTCACCCGCCCCGACGTCGAGCCGCCCACCGGCCCCGCGCCCGACGACCTGGTGATCGAGGACCTGGTGGTCGGGGACGGCCCCGAGGCCACCGCCGGCAGCCTGGTGAGCGCGCACTACGTCGGGGTCACCCACGACGGCGGGGAGCAGTTCGACGCCTCCTGGGACCGCGGCGACCCGCTGGAGTTCCGGCTCGGCGTGGGCATGGTCATCCAGGGCTGGGACGAGGGGATCGCCGGCATGAAGGTGGGCGGCCGCCGCCGGCTGATCATCCCGGCGCACAAGGCCTACGGCGAGCGCGGCGCCGGCGGCGTCATCAAGCCCGGCGCCACCCTCGTCTTCGTCGTCGACCTGGTCGGCGTCCGCTGA